In a single window of the Alosa sapidissima isolate fAloSap1 chromosome 18, fAloSap1.pri, whole genome shotgun sequence genome:
- the LOC121690016 gene encoding gametocyte-specific factor 1-like isoform X3, with translation MAGVTIVIENHPELTSELKSCPYNARHMVLKDKLAGHLTTCADRQAVEKERAGKSDMLKKYAVPVNTMTFPTSEDWDKEEETSATLFVWEVTSQIRPIPQVTNNLIPGLRTPHVLPWK, from the exons ATGGCTGGGGTGACTATTGTTATTGAG aaccaTCCAGAATTGACAAGTGAACTGAAAAGCTGTCCCTACAACGCACGACATATGGTGCTGAAGGACAAGCTGGCTGGACATTTGACCACCTGTGCTGATCGGCAAGCAGTGGAAAAGG AAAGGGCTGGAAAATCAGATATGTTAAAAAAATATGCTGTACCAGTCAACACTATGACTTTCCCCACCAGCGAGGACTGGGATAAAG AGGAAGAGACTAGCGCAACTCTGTTTGTGTGGGAGGTGACTTCTCAGATCCGCCCCAT TCCACAAGTCACAAACAACCTGATTCCAGGACTCAGAACTCCACATGTTCTCCCATGGAAATAG
- the LOC121690007 gene encoding SH3 domain and tetratricopeptide repeat-containing protein 1 isoform X3, giving the protein MGFLGQCMEILLLDQNFWLNSLDQEDAGIEISIKEETMNLMYRGILMQEGSFFASCTSNQMFDSSTSGSDLYLEKGDIALFEPPFLGSGWTVLSLADGSRGTKPKPALEPVIPFYEWFLKSCPEGTIVGNGKVTHSFPYQLATGACVATGDHDANAPDELSFEAGDHITVVGLLASCYQWFLGRRETNGDVGLVQIHLVKPTDTLCESTDLFLSTEDRLFLKLEQDKIKEETINLLKKTSQSDVGTVYQLDLISDSLPISSKTVHRSEDGDVNANTEVELKNKIVDYLHNLAKSDGMVSSSNKPEGTDVSSDKVVDSKDMPTFTVCSEAEGASTDGYHSLLSFLGGRDFREELRSLYTSYPEFLMLCFHGHADEEELVAYLGVARETARKKRQSWAQSRICFLLGQMCASRSKFSQARVYYEEALSVPMDSFSDMPMLSALYTNLALIYLTQKNTEKYFALSERLAALLMGVPDAISGTEDPEVLKFLLKKAILSGNKPAEARSCFLMAKLHLKLGEAASAVAFLERFQILSGQLSGVRQGIRSHGYLLLGRLYSDLSLPHLAVSSAHQASLQTSTTLSDCLCSISLLLENTPQLYGVTVPAQVVPYLTRAVHLAHEGSELPLAHVHALCLSQLFHQHGLPDRAVGYMRAFLLGLGASSGMSQGDAADALVWLAWLYVCSGRPHVALDVLDAVLASLPEHCTTQQEGVVYNMRAIALRRTGNLRHAAESYRAAVEVCEEFEDRHNWAVALANLGLLCLRAKARGLAEEHLVQAVELFSELEEDELDGHELSFITVLLELGQHYVSQGYHERGKIYYEWSLLLAIHSGQSESQLKATRHLCHLYGQVCPNEAQCIIYNEHQLALVHHMGDRSVEADILETISQLYLGLGTEKANRSALEHTKQSLGIFIDLGMRRKEARAWLQAGKIYHILRQTELVELHVQVAQDVGLSTGDTQFILELLEAAGDIFFNSTAERDKAVCFYRDRALPIAVKTGSVYSQLRLCNKLAELLLKMRVCEEAVEFAQTALDLSISLGDHLNERVAFHRLATLYHCLGQFEMAEHNYLKALSLCPTPLQYDEETLYYVRVYQTLGDIIFYDLKDPFDAAGYYHLALAAAMDLGNKKAQLNLCTRLATIYHNFLMDRELSLFFYQRARTFASDLNVRRINLAPDQNFQSTAQYRTEPQRLSLVAATG; this is encoded by the exons CTAAACCAGCCCTGGAGCCAGTTATCCCTTTCTATGA GTGGTTTCTAAAGTCATGTCCTGAAGGTACCATAGTTGGCAATGGAAAAGTAACTCACAGTTTCCCTTATCAGCTTG CCACAGGTGCCTGTGTGGCCACAGGAGATCATGACGCCAACGCTCCAGACGAGCTGAGCTTTGAGGCGGGGGATCACATCACTGTGGTGGGGCTGCTGGCGTCCTGCTACCAGTGGTTCCTAGGGAGGAGGGAGACCAATGGAGATGTTGGACTGGTGCAGATACATCTGGTCAAACCCACAGATACTCTTTGTGA GTCAACAGATCTGTTTCTAAGCACAGAAGACAGGTTGTTCCTCAAACTGGAACAGGACAAAATTAAGGAGGAGACAATTAACTTGTTGAAAAAGACATCCCAGAGTGATGTTGGGACTGTCTACCAACTTG ATTTGATCAGTGACTCCCTTCCTATTTCAAGCAAAA CAGTTCACCGATCAGAAGATGGAGATGTGAACGCCAACACAGAAGTGGAACTGAAAAATAAAATTGTGGATTATCTGCACAATCTGGCAAAGTCTGATGGAATGGTGTCGTCTTCAAACAAGCCTGAAGGAACTGACGTGTCCTCAGACAAGGTGGTGGACAGCAAGGACATGCCAACCTTCACTGTCTGCTCTGAAGCAGAGGGCGCCAGTACCGACGGGTACCACTCCCTCCTGTCTTTCCTGGGCGGCCGCGATTTCCGTGAGGAGCTACGGTCCCTGTACACCTCTTACCCAGAATTCCTCATGTTGTGCTTCCACGGTCACGCCGACGAGGAGGAGCTGGTGGCTTACCTGGGCGTTGCCAGGGAAACGGCCAGGAAGAAGCGGCAGTCGTGGGCTCAGAGCCGGATCTGCTTCCTGCTGGGCCAGATGTGCGCCAGCCGCTCCAAGTTCTCCCAGGCTCGGGTCTACTACGAGGAGGCCCTGAGCGTCCCCATGGACTCCTTCTCGGACATGCCCATGTTGTCTGCGCTCTACACCAACCTGGCGCTCATTTACCTGACGCAGAAGAACACGGAGAAGTACTTTGCCCTGTCGGAGCGCCTGGCCGCGCTGTTGATGGGCGTGCCCGACGCCATCTCGGGCACAGAGGATCCCGAGGTGCTCAAGTTCCTCCTGAAAAAGGCCATCTTGTCCGGCAACAAGCCTGCCGAGGCACGGAGCTGTTTCCTGATGGCCAAGCTCCACCTGAAGCTCGGAGAGGCCGCGAGCGCCGTGGCCTTCCTGGAGAGGTTTCAGATCCTCTCCGGTCAGCTCTCGGGAGTCCGCCAGGGGATCCGTAGCCACGGCTACCTGCTGCTAGGGAGACTGTACAGCGACTTAAGCTTGCCCCACCTGGCGGTCAGCTCGGCGCACCAAGCCTCGCTGCAGACGTCCACCACGCTCTCGGACTGCCTGTGCAGCATCTCCCTGCTGCTGGAGAACACGCCCCAGCTCTATGGCGTCACTGTCCCCGCACAGGTTGTCCCCTACCTGACCAGAGCAGTTCACCTGGCTCACGAAGGCTCAGAGCTTCCCTTGGCTCACGTCCATGCACTCTGCCTCTCGCAGCTGTTCCACCAGCACGGCCTGCCCGACCGCGCCGTGGGCTACATGCGGGCGTTCCTCCTGGGCTTGGGCGCGTCGTCCGGGATGAGCCAGGGCGACGCCGCGGACGCGCTGGTCTGGCTGGCCTGGCTGTACGTGTGCAGCGGGCGGCCCCACGTGGCCCTGGACGTGCTGGACGCGGTGCTGGCCTCTCTGCCCGAGCACTGCACCACGCAGCAGGAGGGCGTGGTGTACAACATGCGGGCCATCGCCCTGCGGCGCACCGGCAACCTCCGGCACGCCGCCGAGAGCTACCGGGCGGCGGTGGAGGTGTGCGAGGAGTTCGAGGACCGGCACAACTGGGCCGTGGCGCTGGCCAACCTGGGCCTCCTCTGCCTGAGGGCCAAAGCCAGGGGCCTGGCCGAGGAGCACCTGGTCCAGGCGGTAGAGCTCTTCtcggagctggaggaggacgaGCTGGATGGCCACGAGCTGAGCTTCATCACCGTGCTGCTGGAGCTGGGCCAGCATTACGTCTCCCAGGGTTACCACGAGAGAGGGAAGATCTACTACGAGTGGAGCCTGCTGCTCGCCATCCACTCAGGACAATCAGAGA GTCAGCTCAAGGCCACTCGTCACTTGTGTCACCTGTACGGTCAGGTATGTCCAAATGAGGCCCAGTGCATCATCTACAATGAACACCAACTGGCTCTAGTGCACCACATGGGGGATCGCAGCGTGGAGGCAGACATTTTGGAGACCATCAGTCAACTGTACCTAGGGCTGGGCACAGAAAA GGCCAACAGGTCAGCACTGGAGCACACCAAGCAGAGCCTGGGCATCTTCATAGACCTGGGCATGAGGAGGAAGGAGGCCAGAGCCTGGCTGCAGGCTGGGAAGATCTATCACATCCTGAGGCAGACAGAACTAGTGGAGCTCCACGTGCAG GTGGCACAGGACGTGGGACTGAGCACGGGAGACACTCAGTTCATCCTGGAGCTGCTGGAGGCTGCGGGCGACATCTTCTTCAACAGCACAGCGGAGAGAGACAAGGCCGTCTGCTTCTACAGG GATCGTGCCCTCCCCATCGCTGTGAAGACAGGCAGTGTGTACTCCCAGCTGAGGTTGTGTAATAAACTGGCCGAGCTCTTACTAAAGATGCGAGTGTGCGAGGAGGCTGTGGAGTTCGCCCAGACTGCACTGGATCTCAGTATTTCACTCG GAGATCATCTGAATGAGAGGGTTGCGTTCCATCGTCTGGCCACACTGTACCACTGCCTGGGTCAGTTTGAGATGGCTGAGCACAACTACCTGAAGGCGCTGTCCCTCTGTCCCACTCCACTACAGTATGATGAGGAGACCTTGTACTATGTCAGAGTCTACCAGACCTTAGGGGACATCATCTTTTATGATCTCAAG GACCCCTTTGATGCTGCTGGATACTACCACCTGGCCTTGGCGGCCGCCATGGATCTGGGCAATAAGAAGGCCCAGCTGAACCTGTGCACCCGTCTGGCCACCATCTACCATAACTTCCTCATGGACCGCGAGCTGTCGCTTTTCTTCTACCAGCGGGCCCGGACATTTGCTTCAGACCTCAACGTACGCCGCATCAACCTGGCACCCGATCAGAACTTTCAGAGCACAGCTCAGTACCGAACAGAGCCCCAGCGCTTAAGCTTGGTTGCCGCTACAGGATAA
- the LOC121690015 gene encoding gametocyte-specific factor 1-like isoform X2 has product MVYACARQGRMASFGATCSPAPPHISFSSTQSEEAANGDDIWNPDRLVKCPYDPNHMIRQCRFPYHILKCKKNHPEMESELRTCPYNARHIILKDELSAHMAVCVDRQSVIDELGGNSEVQKKYSIPVNTTAFPTSEDWDKEVETAIASPFVWGVTSQISHSPEVTNNLAPGLRTPHVLPWK; this is encoded by the exons ATGGTTTATGCGTGTGCAAGGCAAG GTAGAATGGCCAGTTTTGGAGCAACTTGCAGCCCAGCGCCACCCCACATTAGCTTTAGTAGCACTCAGTCGGAGGAGGCGGCTAATG GGGATGACATCTGGAACCCAGATAGGCTAGTAAAGTGCCCCTATGACCCCAACCACATGATACGCCAGTGTCGCTTTCCCTACCACATTCTTAAGTGCAAAAAG AACCATCCCGAAATGGAGAGCGAGTTAAGGACATGCCCTTACAATGCGCGGCACATCATTTTGAAGGATGAGCTATCCGCCCACATggctgtctgtgttgataggCAATCGGTGATTGACG AACTGGGAGGTAATTCCGAGGTGCAAAAGAAATACTCAATACCGGTCAATACAACTGCTTTTCCCACCAGTGAAGACTGGGACAAAG AGGTGGAGACGGCCATTGCGTCTCCGTTTGTGTGGGGAGTGACATCTCAGATCAGCCACAG CCCGGAAGTCACAAACAATCTGGCTCCTGGACTTCGCACCCCACACGTGCTCCCATGGAAATAA
- the LOC121690015 gene encoding gametocyte-specific factor 1-like isoform X3 codes for MASFGATCSPAPPHISFSSTQSEEAANGKWDDIWNPDRLVKCPYDPNHMIRQCRFPYHILKCKKNHPEMESELRTCPYNARHIILKDELSAHMAVCVDRQSVIDELGGNSEVQKKYSIPVNTTAFPTSEDWDKEVETAIASPFVWGVTSQISHSPEVTNNLAPGLRTPHVLPWK; via the exons ATGGCCAGTTTTGGAGCAACTTGCAGCCCAGCGCCACCCCACATTAGCTTTAGTAGCACTCAGTCGGAGGAGGCGGCTAATGGTAAGT GGGATGACATCTGGAACCCAGATAGGCTAGTAAAGTGCCCCTATGACCCCAACCACATGATACGCCAGTGTCGCTTTCCCTACCACATTCTTAAGTGCAAAAAG AACCATCCCGAAATGGAGAGCGAGTTAAGGACATGCCCTTACAATGCGCGGCACATCATTTTGAAGGATGAGCTATCCGCCCACATggctgtctgtgttgataggCAATCGGTGATTGACG AACTGGGAGGTAATTCCGAGGTGCAAAAGAAATACTCAATACCGGTCAATACAACTGCTTTTCCCACCAGTGAAGACTGGGACAAAG AGGTGGAGACGGCCATTGCGTCTCCGTTTGTGTGGGGAGTGACATCTCAGATCAGCCACAG CCCGGAAGTCACAAACAATCTGGCTCCTGGACTTCGCACCCCACACGTGCTCCCATGGAAATAA
- the LOC121690015 gene encoding gametocyte-specific factor 1-like isoform X1, protein MVYACARQGRMASFGATCSPAPPHISFSSTQSEEAANGKWDDIWNPDRLVKCPYDPNHMIRQCRFPYHILKCKKNHPEMESELRTCPYNARHIILKDELSAHMAVCVDRQSVIDELGGNSEVQKKYSIPVNTTAFPTSEDWDKEVETAIASPFVWGVTSQISHSPEVTNNLAPGLRTPHVLPWK, encoded by the exons ATGGTTTATGCGTGTGCAAGGCAAG GTAGAATGGCCAGTTTTGGAGCAACTTGCAGCCCAGCGCCACCCCACATTAGCTTTAGTAGCACTCAGTCGGAGGAGGCGGCTAATGGTAAGT GGGATGACATCTGGAACCCAGATAGGCTAGTAAAGTGCCCCTATGACCCCAACCACATGATACGCCAGTGTCGCTTTCCCTACCACATTCTTAAGTGCAAAAAG AACCATCCCGAAATGGAGAGCGAGTTAAGGACATGCCCTTACAATGCGCGGCACATCATTTTGAAGGATGAGCTATCCGCCCACATggctgtctgtgttgataggCAATCGGTGATTGACG AACTGGGAGGTAATTCCGAGGTGCAAAAGAAATACTCAATACCGGTCAATACAACTGCTTTTCCCACCAGTGAAGACTGGGACAAAG AGGTGGAGACGGCCATTGCGTCTCCGTTTGTGTGGGGAGTGACATCTCAGATCAGCCACAG CCCGGAAGTCACAAACAATCTGGCTCCTGGACTTCGCACCCCACACGTGCTCCCATGGAAATAA
- the LOC121690015 gene encoding gametocyte-specific factor 1-like isoform X4, protein MASFGATCSPAPPHISFSSTQSEEAANGDDIWNPDRLVKCPYDPNHMIRQCRFPYHILKCKKNHPEMESELRTCPYNARHIILKDELSAHMAVCVDRQSVIDELGGNSEVQKKYSIPVNTTAFPTSEDWDKEVETAIASPFVWGVTSQISHSPEVTNNLAPGLRTPHVLPWK, encoded by the exons ATGGCCAGTTTTGGAGCAACTTGCAGCCCAGCGCCACCCCACATTAGCTTTAGTAGCACTCAGTCGGAGGAGGCGGCTAATG GGGATGACATCTGGAACCCAGATAGGCTAGTAAAGTGCCCCTATGACCCCAACCACATGATACGCCAGTGTCGCTTTCCCTACCACATTCTTAAGTGCAAAAAG AACCATCCCGAAATGGAGAGCGAGTTAAGGACATGCCCTTACAATGCGCGGCACATCATTTTGAAGGATGAGCTATCCGCCCACATggctgtctgtgttgataggCAATCGGTGATTGACG AACTGGGAGGTAATTCCGAGGTGCAAAAGAAATACTCAATACCGGTCAATACAACTGCTTTTCCCACCAGTGAAGACTGGGACAAAG AGGTGGAGACGGCCATTGCGTCTCCGTTTGTGTGGGGAGTGACATCTCAGATCAGCCACAG CCCGGAAGTCACAAACAATCTGGCTCCTGGACTTCGCACCCCACACGTGCTCCCATGGAAATAA